A genomic region of Phragmites australis chromosome 2, lpPhrAust1.1, whole genome shotgun sequence contains the following coding sequences:
- the LOC133899176 gene encoding calmodulin-3, which translates to MADQLTDDQIAEFKEAFSLFDKDGDGCITTKELGTVMRSLGQNPTEAELQDMINEVDADGNGTIDFPEFLNLMARKMKDTDSEEELKEAFRVFDKDQNGFISAAELRHVMTNLGEKLTDEEVDEMIREADVDGDGQINYDEFVKVMMAK; encoded by the exons ATGGCGGATCAGCTCACCGACGACCAGATCGCCGAGTTCAAGGAGGCCTTCAGCCTCTTCGACAAGGACGGCGACG GCTGCATCACCACCAAGGAACTTGGAACTGTAATGCGCTCGTTGGGGCAGAACCCTACTGAGGCTGAACTTCAGGATATGATTAATGAGGTGGATGCTGATGGCAACGGAACTATCGACTTTCCTGAGTTCCTCAACCTGATGGCACGCAAGATGAAGGACACTGACTCTGAAGAGGAGCTTAAGGAGGCCTTCCGTGTGTTCGACAAGGACCAAAACGGCTTCATCTCCGCAGCTGAACTCCGCCATGTCATGACCAACCTTGGTGAGAAGCTGACTGACGaggaggtggatgagatgatcCGTGAAGCCGACGTGGACGGTGATGGCCAGATCAACTATGACGAGTTTGTGAAGGTGATGATGGCCAAGTGA